The following coding sequences are from one Nilaparvata lugens isolate BPH chromosome 6, ASM1435652v1, whole genome shotgun sequence window:
- the LOC111058242 gene encoding uncharacterized protein LOC111058242, translated as MDTSGATLDSDSADLDPLRQDKSTSTTDLPTADDDATFDVELSNVQVDAVHPLFTEVFGTRRKRSVGTSTTEDRCQLYSCADCDTFIYKTWLDVTNHFITIKHVPKHDCVYCGGAVFEYFDNRTLLLHHKCDNISPSNCDQLDMSSKPGCDDKVNGKIKG; from the coding sequence ATGGACACAAGTGGTGCTACTCTTGACTCTGACTCCGCCGATTTAGATCCGTTGCGTCAAGACAAGTCAACAAGCACCACAGATCTGCCGACGGCAGACGACGACGCAACTTTCGACGTCGAACTATCGAATGTGCAAGTCGACGCCGTCCACCCACTTTTCACCGAAGTTTTCGGCACACGACGCAAGAGAAGCGTCGGAACGTCCACCACCGAAGACCGGTGTCAGCTCTACTCTTGTGCTGACTGTGACACTTTCATCTACAAGACGTGGCTGGACGTCACCAACCACTTCATCACAATCAAACATGTGCCGAAACATGACTGTGTGTATTGCGGTGGTGCTGTGTTCGAGTATTTCGATAATAGAACTCTTTTGTTGCACCACAAGTGCGACAACATAAGTCCGAGCAATTGCGATCAGTTGGATATGTCTTCAAAGCCAGGCTGTGATGATAAAGTTAATGGGAAAATCAAGGGGTAA
- the LOC111060549 gene encoding putative peptidyl-tRNA hydrolase PTRHD1 yields the protein MSSTSTPIVQYVLLRKDLQKQFKYSLGSVIAQACHACIAANELYKSQPETIEYLANYQQMHKVVLQVEDEKALLDAEEMLKQNNLDYHKWMEHPEMLQTSIALRPYSKVKVEQIMKSFKLFR from the exons ATGTCATCTACATCGACGCCCATCGTGCAGTATGTTCTGCTCAGAAAAGATCTTCAGAAGCAGTTCAAGTATTCTTTGGGGTCGGTGATAGCCCAAGCCTGTCACGCATGTATAGCTGCTAATGAGCTCTACAAAAGTCAACCCGAAACCATTGAGTATCTCGCTAATTATCAGCAAATGCACAAGGTGGTGCTACAG gTAGAAGACGAAAAAGCCTTGCTAGACGCCGAAGAAATGCTCAAACAAAACAATTTAGATTACCACAAATGGATGGAGCACCCTGAAATGCTGCAAACCAGTATTGCCCTTAGACCGTACAGTAAAGTGAAGGTAGAACAAATTATGAAGAGTTTCAAATTGTTCAGGTAA